In the Symphalangus syndactylus isolate Jambi chromosome Y, NHGRI_mSymSyn1-v2.1_pri, whole genome shotgun sequence genome, one interval contains:
- the LOC129475918 gene encoding P2Y purinoceptor 8 isoform X1, which produces MSALPAATVIPGEDPSRMQVPNSTGPDNATLQMLRNPAIAVALPVVYSLVAAVSIPGNLFSLWVLCRRIGPRSPSVIFMINLSVTDLMLASVLPFQIYYHCNRNHWVFGVLLCNVVTVAFYANMYSSILTMTCISVERFLGVLYPLSSKRWRRRRYAVAACAGTWLLLLTALSPLARTDLTYPVHALGIVTCFDVLKWTMLPSVAMWAVFLFTIFILLFLIPFVVTVACYTATILKLLRTEEAHGREQRRRAVGLAVVVLLSFVTCFAPNNFVLLAHIVGRLFYGKSYYHVYKLTLCLSCLNNCLDPFVYYFASREFQLRLWEYLGYRRVPGEPLDTRRESLFSARTTSVRSEAGAQPEGVQGAPRSGLQRQESVF; this is translated from the coding sequence ATCCCGGGCGAGGACCCCTCCAGGATGCAAGTCCCCAACAGCACCGGCCCGGACAACGCGACGCTGCAGATGCTTCGGAACCCGGCGATCGCGGTGGCCCTGCCCGTGGTGTACTCGCTGGTGGCGGCGGTCAGCATCCCGGGCAACCTGTTCTCCCTGTGGGTGCTGTGCCGGCGCATCGGGCCCAGATCCCCTTCTGTCATCTTCATGATCAACCTGAGCGTCACGGACCTGATGCTGGCCAGCGTGCTGCCTTTCCAAATCTATTACCACTGCAACCGCAACCACTGGGTATTCGGGGTGCTCCTTTGCAACGTGGTGACGGTGGCCTTTTACGCAAACATGTATTCCAGCATCCTCACCATGACATGCATCAGCGTGGAGCGCTTCCTGGGGGTGCTGTACCCGCTCAGCTCCAAGCGCTGGCGCCGTCGTCGTTACGCGGTGGCCGCGTGCGCAGGGACCTGGCTGCTGCTCCTCACCGCCCTGTCCCCGCTGGCGCGCACCGATCTCACCTACCCGGTGCACGCCCTGGGTATCGTCACCTGCTTCGACGTGCTCAAGTGGACGATGCTCCCCAGCGTGGCCATGTGGGCCGTGTTCCTCTTCACCATCTTCATCCTGCTGTTCCTCATCCCTTTCGTGGTCACCGTGGCTTGTTACACGGCCACCATCCTCAAGCTTTTACGCACGGAGGAGGCGCACGGCCGGGAGCAGCGGAGGCGCGCGGTGGGCCTGGCCGTAGTGGTCCTGCTGTCGTTTGTCACCTGCTTCGCCCCCAACAACTTCGTGCTCCTGGCGCACATCGTGGGCCGCCTGTTCTATGGCAAGAGCTACTATCACGTGTACAAGCTCACCCTGTGTCTCAGCTGCCTCAACAACTGTCTGGACCCGTTTGTCTATTACTTTGCGTCCCGGGAATTCCAGCTGCGCCTGTGGGAGTATTTGGGCTACCGCCGGGTGCCCGGAGAACCCCTGGACACGCGTCGCGAGAGCCTCTTCTCCGCCAGGACCACGTCCGTGCGCTCCGAGGCCGGTGCGCAGCCCGAAGGGGTGCAGGGGGCCCCCAGGTCCGGCCTCCAGAGGCAGGAGAGCGTGTTCTGA
- the LOC129475918 gene encoding P2Y purinoceptor 8 isoform X2 has product MQVPNSTGPDNATLQMLRNPAIAVALPVVYSLVAAVSIPGNLFSLWVLCRRIGPRSPSVIFMINLSVTDLMLASVLPFQIYYHCNRNHWVFGVLLCNVVTVAFYANMYSSILTMTCISVERFLGVLYPLSSKRWRRRRYAVAACAGTWLLLLTALSPLARTDLTYPVHALGIVTCFDVLKWTMLPSVAMWAVFLFTIFILLFLIPFVVTVACYTATILKLLRTEEAHGREQRRRAVGLAVVVLLSFVTCFAPNNFVLLAHIVGRLFYGKSYYHVYKLTLCLSCLNNCLDPFVYYFASREFQLRLWEYLGYRRVPGEPLDTRRESLFSARTTSVRSEAGAQPEGVQGAPRSGLQRQESVF; this is encoded by the coding sequence ATGCAAGTCCCCAACAGCACCGGCCCGGACAACGCGACGCTGCAGATGCTTCGGAACCCGGCGATCGCGGTGGCCCTGCCCGTGGTGTACTCGCTGGTGGCGGCGGTCAGCATCCCGGGCAACCTGTTCTCCCTGTGGGTGCTGTGCCGGCGCATCGGGCCCAGATCCCCTTCTGTCATCTTCATGATCAACCTGAGCGTCACGGACCTGATGCTGGCCAGCGTGCTGCCTTTCCAAATCTATTACCACTGCAACCGCAACCACTGGGTATTCGGGGTGCTCCTTTGCAACGTGGTGACGGTGGCCTTTTACGCAAACATGTATTCCAGCATCCTCACCATGACATGCATCAGCGTGGAGCGCTTCCTGGGGGTGCTGTACCCGCTCAGCTCCAAGCGCTGGCGCCGTCGTCGTTACGCGGTGGCCGCGTGCGCAGGGACCTGGCTGCTGCTCCTCACCGCCCTGTCCCCGCTGGCGCGCACCGATCTCACCTACCCGGTGCACGCCCTGGGTATCGTCACCTGCTTCGACGTGCTCAAGTGGACGATGCTCCCCAGCGTGGCCATGTGGGCCGTGTTCCTCTTCACCATCTTCATCCTGCTGTTCCTCATCCCTTTCGTGGTCACCGTGGCTTGTTACACGGCCACCATCCTCAAGCTTTTACGCACGGAGGAGGCGCACGGCCGGGAGCAGCGGAGGCGCGCGGTGGGCCTGGCCGTAGTGGTCCTGCTGTCGTTTGTCACCTGCTTCGCCCCCAACAACTTCGTGCTCCTGGCGCACATCGTGGGCCGCCTGTTCTATGGCAAGAGCTACTATCACGTGTACAAGCTCACCCTGTGTCTCAGCTGCCTCAACAACTGTCTGGACCCGTTTGTCTATTACTTTGCGTCCCGGGAATTCCAGCTGCGCCTGTGGGAGTATTTGGGCTACCGCCGGGTGCCCGGAGAACCCCTGGACACGCGTCGCGAGAGCCTCTTCTCCGCCAGGACCACGTCCGTGCGCTCCGAGGCCGGTGCGCAGCCCGAAGGGGTGCAGGGGGCCCCCAGGTCCGGCCTCCAGAGGCAGGAGAGCGTGTTCTGA